One stretch of Xiphophorus maculatus strain JP 163 A chromosome 19, X_maculatus-5.0-male, whole genome shotgun sequence DNA includes these proteins:
- the isca2 gene encoding iron-sulfur cluster assembly 2 homolog, mitochondrial — protein MSLFKGAMITASKSRILSLARASTLLNNLGVRQELCRLPESSQPLYIAGQRCFSNASIRKEKSGEPSPSEDKVHLTESCVKRLSEIMEKGEYLRIHVEGGGCSGFQYKFSVDRNKNEEDRVFEQGGVGIVVDQESLEFVKGSTVDFSQELIRSTFQVLKNPQADHGCSCGSSFSVKV, from the exons ATGTCTCTGTTTAAAGGAGCAATGATAACTGCGTCAAAGTCAAGAATATTAAGCCTTGCGAG GGCATCTACTCTCCTAAACAACCTCGGCGTTAGGCAGGAGCTTTGCCGGCTTCCTGAAAGCTCCCAGCCGCTTTACATAGCGGGGCAGCGGTGCTTCAGCAACGCCTCCATCCGTAAAGAGAAGTCTGGGGAGCCGAGTCCATCAGAAGATAAGGTTCACCTCACAGAGTCATGTGTGAAG AGGCTATCAGAAATCATGGAGAAGGGCGAGTACCTGAGAATACACGTGGAGGGAGGAGGTTGCTCTGGATTCCAGTATAAGTTTTCTGTAGATCGCAACAAGAATGAAGAGGACAG AGTGTTTGAGCAGGGGGGAGTGGGCATCGTCGTTGACCAAGAGAGTCTGGAGTTTGTGAAGGGATCCACTGTGGACTTCAGTCAGGAGTTGATCCGCTCCACCTTCCAGGTCTTGAAGAACCCCCAGGCAGATCATGGCTGCTCCTGTGGCAGCTCGTTTTCTGTGAAAGTATGA
- the gskip gene encoding GSK3B-interacting protein — MEVDCPPEESISSAFEEDSIELGDVKDMRLEADAIVNDVLFAVTEMHISQSLTSTSDVAYINVETREGNRYCLELTEAGLRVVGYAFDEVNEELNTQYHETVYSLLDTLSPGYREAFGNALLQRLEKLKQNGQ, encoded by the exons ATGGAGGTAGACTGTCCCCCGGAGGAGTCCATATCATCCGCCTTCGAAGAAGACTCCATTGAACTCGGAGACGTCAAGGACATGAGGTTGGAGGCGGATGCAATCGTCAACGATGTTCTCTTCGCCGTAACAGAAATGCACATCTCGCAAAGCCTCACCAGCACATCAGACGTGGCTTACATCAACGTGGAGACGAGAGAGGGGAACCGCTACTGTCTGGAGCTGACCGAGGCCGGACTCAGG GTGGTGGGCTATGCTTTTGATGAGGTAAATGAGGAGCTGAACACCCAGTACCACGAGACCGTTTACTCCCTTCTGGACACGCTTAGTCCGGGATACAGAGAAGCGTTTGGAAATGCTCTGCTTCAGCGGCTGGAAAAGTTGAAGCAAAACGGACAGTAA
- the npc2 gene encoding epididymal secretory protein E1: MDVRTGLIVLFCLMGLTWAQPVKYIDCGSTTGKVIGVDINPCPNQPCQLHKGNSYTVNVTFTSNVDSDKSTAVVHGVVGGIPIPFSIPVPDGCRSGIQCPIKTGKTYNYQASLPVKTEYPSIKCVVEWELRDNGNEDLFCIKFPVQIVN; the protein is encoded by the exons ATGGATGTTCGAACTGGTTTAATTGTCTTGTTTTGCTTGATGGGTCTCACCTGGGCGCAGCCGGTCAAGTACATTGACTGCG GCTCCACTACAGGCAAAGTGATCGGTGTGGACATCAACCCTTGTCCTAATCAGCCATGTCAGCTTCACAAAGGAAACTCCTACACTGTCAACGTCACCTTCACTAGCa ATGTGGATAGTGACAAGAGCACCGCTGTGGTTCACGGTGTTGTTGGAGGTATCCCGATCCCGTTTTCCATCCCTGTGCCAGATGGCTGCAGGTCTGGAATCCAGTGTCCCATCAAGACTGGGAAGACCTACAACTACCAAGCTTCATTACCAGTAAAGACTGAGTATCCGTCA ATAAAATGTGTCGTGGAGTGGGAACTGAGAGATAACGGCAACGAAGATCTCTTCTGCATCAAATTCCCAGTTCAGATTGTGAACTGA